The following proteins are co-located in the Solanum pennellii chromosome 1, SPENNV200 genome:
- the LOC107011162 gene encoding uncharacterized protein LOC107011162: MSTTPTIDSCIVETSDGVKLHTTIFKPNPYENEEEEGLGEEISKNSSWVVVLVHPYSILGGCQSLLRGIASGLSRKGYKVLTFDMRGVGRSTGKPSITGFKEIKDVVAVCKWGCENLSVNKILLVGSSAGAPIAGSAVDQVEQIVGYVSIGYPFGLLASVLFGRHHQNVLKSPKPKLFIMGTQDGFTTVKQLNNKLKSAAGRVETHLIEGIGHFELESHAYDSQMVIFIAEFINSL; this comes from the exons ATGTCAACAACTCCTACTATAGATTCTTGTATAGTGGAAACCAGTGATGGGGTTAAGCTCCATACCACAATTTTCAAACCAAACCcatatgaaaatgaagaagaagaaggattaGGGGAAGAAATAAGCAAAAATAGCTCATGGGTGGTGGTTTTAGTTCATCCATATTCAATATTAGGTGGTTGTCAGAGTCTATTGAGAGGAATAGCAAGTGGGTTATCAAGAAAAGGGTATAAAGTTTTGACCTTTGATATGAGAGGTGTTGGAAGATCAACTGGGAAGCCTTCTATTACTGGGTTTAAAGAAATTAAGGATGTGGTGGCTGTTTGTAAATGGGGTTGTGAAAATCTATCTGTCAACAAGATTTTGTTGGTGGGTTCTTCTGCAG GTGCACCAATAGCAGGCTCTGCTGTGGATCAGGTTGAACAGATTGTAGGCTATGTAAGTATTGGTTACCCTTTTGGTTTATTGGCATCAGTCCTCTTCGGGCGACATCACCAAAACGTATTGAAGTCACCTAAACCAAAGCTCTTCATCATGGGGACACAAGACGGATTCACCACCGTGAAACAACTGAACAATAAGCTTAAATCTGCAGCAGGACGTGTCGAAACTCATCTAATTGAAGGTATTGGCCATTTTGAGTTGGAGAGCCATGCCTATGATTCCCAGATGGTAATTTTTATTGCAGAATTCATCAACTCTTTGTAG
- the LOC107008304 gene encoding enoyl-[acyl-carrier-protein] reductase [NADH], chloroplastic-like, with the protein MAASAASSFQITIARPSILSTKRISSFCSTKFGGETQKLSCNRLASSCHVSSIQHFWRSFTSTTQKFQKVVTKAKSEADDSKPASVLPIDLRGKRAFIAGIADDNGYGWAIAKSLAAAGAEILVGTWVPALNIFETSLRRGKFDESRVLPDGSLMEITKVYPLDAVFDSLEDVPEDIKTNKRYAGSSKWTVSEVAESVKEDFGSIDILVHSLANGPEVTKPLLETSRRGYLAAISASSYSYVSLLKHFLPIMNPGGSSISLTYIASERIIPGYGGGMSSAKAALESDTRVLAFEAGRKQKVRVNTISAGPLRSRAAKAIGFIDMMIDYSIANAPLQRELSADEVGNTAAFLASPLASAITGAVIYVDNGLNAMGVGVDSPIFKDLNIPKSTE; encoded by the exons ATGGCAGCATCTGCAGCTTCAAGCTTTCAAATAACAATAGCTAGGCCATCCATACTCTCTACTAAAAGAATTTCCAGTTTCTGCTCGACAAAGTTTGGCGGTGAAACTCAAAAACTGTCCTGTAACAGACTTGCCAGTAGTTGTCATGTTTCATCCATCCAACATTTTTGGCGCAGTTTCACATCTACGACTCAAAAGTTTCAGAAAGTTGTTACCAAGGCAAAATCAGAAGCTGATGATAGCAAGCCCGCCTCTGTTTTGCCGATTGATTTGAGAG GTAAAAGGGCTTTTATAGCTGGTATAGCTGATGATAATGGATATGGGTGGGCTATTGCTAAGTCCCTGGCTGCTGCAGGTGCCGAAATTCTAGTTGGAACCTGGGTGCCA GCCTTAAACATTTTTGAAACAAGTCTTCGACGTGGAAAGTTTGATGAATCACGCGT TTTGCCAGATGGTTCTTTGATGGAGATTACTAAAGTATACCCCCTCGATGCTGTTTTTGATAGTCTTGAGGATGTACCTGAAGAT ATAAAAACAAATAAGCGTTATGCTGGTTCTTCTAAGTGGACAGTTTCG GAAGTTGCAGAATCCGTGAAGGAGGATTTTGGAAGCATCGACATTCTTGTCCATTCACTTGCTAATGGGCCAGAG GTGACTAAACCTCTTTTGGAGACATCAAGGAGAGGATACCTTGCAGCAATATCAGCATCAAGTTATTCCTACGTATCCTTGCTAAAGCATTTCCTTCCAATTATGAACCCAG GTGGTTCTTCGATTTCTCTGACCTATATTGCTTCTGAGAGGATCATTCCAGG ATATGGAGGGGGAATGAGTTCTGCCAAAGCAGCACTTGAGAGCGACACCAGA GTACTTGCTTTCGAGGCTGGAAGAAAACAGAAAGTTAGGGTGAACACAATATCTGCCG GCCCTTTACGAAGTCGAGCTGCAAAAGCAATTGGTTTCATAGATATGATGATTGACTACTCCATAGCCAACGCGCCTCTGCAGAGAGAATTATCAGCAG ATGAAGTAGGAAATACAGCTGCATTCCTAGCATCGCCACTCGCTTCAGCAATTACTGGTGCTGTTATATATGTTGACAACGGTTTGAATGCAATGGGCGTGGGAGTCGACAGTCCTATATTTAAAGACCTCAACATTCCCAAGAGCACGGAATAG
- the LOC107016415 gene encoding non-structural maintenance of chromosomes element 4 homolog A-like produces MDNIHPDFIEVLDVLRSHKYCSLFESRLPSQEENPKSRYTKQIKQHMDLQIIQNKLEQGVYSHMRLASFFRDLLLMFNNAMVFYPKDTLQYSAAFELKAIVVKEMGKKPLFRREIVIALPAIRNPMLAKQKLEKKMRNKARGDEGKDDIGSVNSQKFNKIMKEIESSHNEVKNPREQIADAETLFDLAKTLVSSVRSHSTDGITLNMFISSLLGVFGTRSPKRHSRGENTLSWKKIGRSVSPFFSNGIRGFHTMIGPMDREVKQRKYTRKPRSKLYLRAQPKELDVNAEEITDTDKNISTMFQILRKKKRVKLEKIVLNRTSFAQSIENLFALSFLVKDGRVVIDVDENGAHFLTPRNGPAANLVKSGEVKYSHFVFRLDFADWELMKEAVAEGEELMPNREIAASPVFAAANKPDKDISMNPVYTEAYKLVPVDGSRLRLRVTRVKTLSTNHGEVIREGSDVDTSPESGNGRRLKRKLL; encoded by the exons ATGGATAATATTCATCCGGATtttattgaagttcttgatgtgCTGAGATCTCATAAGTATTGTTCGCTTTTTGAATCTCGACTTCCTAGTCAG gaagaaaatccaaaaTCTCGTTATACCAAACAAATTAAGCAGCATATGGATTTACAAATTATTCAAAACAAGCTAGAGCAAGGTGTTTATTCACACATGAGACTTGCCAGCTTCTTCAGAGATCTCTTGTTGATGTTCAACAATGCTATGGTTTTTTATCCAAAAGACACTCTTCAATACTCCGCCGCGTTTGAGCTCAAAGCCATTGTTGTGAAAGAGATGGGTAAGAAACCCTTATTTCGTCGTGAAATTGTGATTGCATTACCTGCGATACGTAACCCAATGTTGGCCAAAcaaaaattggagaaaaagATGCGTAACAAAGCTCGAGGAGATG AGGGAAAAGATGATATTGGAAGTGTTAATTCTcagaaatttaataaaattatgaaagaaaTTGAAAGCTCTCATAATGAAG TTAAAAATCCAAGAGAGCAAATTGCAGATGCAGAGACATTGTTTGATCTTGCCAAAACATTAGTGTCTTCTGTTAGATCACATTCTACTGATGGAATTACACTGAATATGTTCATCTCCTCGTTGCTCGGGGTCTTTGGGACGCGAAGCCCCAAAAGACACTCTCGAGGAGAAAATACGTTGAGTTGGAAGAAAATTGGGCGTTCTGTTTCGCCATTTTTTAGCAATGGCATTAGAGGTTTTCACACCAT GATTGGACCTATGGATCGTGAAGTTAAGCAACGTAAGTATACGCGTAAACCACGTTCAAAGTTGTACTTGCGCGCTCAACCAAAGGAG CTTGATGTTAACGCGGAGGAGATAACAGACACAGACAAGAACATATCAACCATGTTTCAGatcttaaggaagaagaagagagttAAGCTTGAGAAAATCGTACTGAACAGAACATCCTTCGCGCAAAGCATAGAGAATTTATTCGCGTTATCTTTTCTAGTGAAAGATGGACGAGTTGTCATAGACGTGGATGAAAATGGAGCTCACTTTCTTA CTCCAAGGAATGGTCCTGCTGCCAATTTAGTCAAGTCTGGTGAAGTTAAATACAGTCACTTTGTCTTCAGATTGGATTTTGCTGATTGGGAG CTGATGAAGGAAGCAGTAGCAGAAGGAGAAGAGTTGATGCCAAACAGGGAAATAGCGGCGAGTCCAGTCTTTGCTGCAGCTAACAAACCAGACAAAGACATATCGATGAATCCAGTCTATACTGAAGCTTATAAACTAGTCCCAGTTGATGGTTCTAGACTCAGATTACGTGTCACTCGAGTCAAAACATTATCAACGAACCATGGTGAGGTTATACGCGAAGGTTCAGATGTCGATACCTCACCTGAAAGTGGCAATGGGAGGAGACTGAAGAGGAAGTTGCTATGA